A single region of the Rhodococcus sp. W8901 genome encodes:
- a CDS encoding fumarate hydratase: MAEFLYEDLLPIGEDPTEYRLLTTEGVSTVEGPDGRTFLKVEPEAMRLLTETALHDISHYLRTDHLKQVASILDDPEASNNDKFVALDLLKNANIAAAGVLPMCQDTGTAIVMGKRGQHVLTPGDDEESIARGVYDAYTRLNLRYSQNAPITMWDEKNTGNNLPAQIELYADTAKGHENSYKFLFMAKGGGSANKSYLYQETKAILNPDSMMQFLEAKIRSLGTAACPPYHLAIVVGGTSAEFALKTAKYASAHYLDELPTEGAITGRGFRDHELEKQVFELTQKIGIGAQFGGKYFCHDVRVIRLPRHGASLPVAIAVSCSADRQAKAKITPEGVFLEQLEFNPGQFLPEVTDTQLDAETDGISGTGKGAAVKIDLTRPMPEILAELSKHPVKTRLSLTGPLVVARDIAHAKIKERLDAGEEMPQYLKDHPVYYAGPAKTPEGMASGSFGPTTAGRMDSYVEQFQAAGGSMIMLAKGNRSKQVTDACNTHGGFYLGSIGGPAARLALDCIKNVEIVEYEELGMEAVWKIDVEDFPAFIVVDDKGNDFFAHTGEVTLTIGKRPGI, from the coding sequence ATGGCCGAATTCCTCTACGAGGACCTGCTGCCGATCGGTGAAGACCCCACCGAGTACCGGCTGCTCACCACCGAGGGGGTGTCCACCGTCGAAGGACCGGACGGCCGCACCTTCCTGAAGGTCGAGCCCGAGGCCATGCGGCTCCTCACCGAGACGGCTCTGCACGACATCTCGCACTACCTGCGCACCGATCACCTCAAGCAGGTCGCGAGCATCCTCGACGATCCCGAGGCGTCGAACAACGACAAGTTCGTGGCACTAGATCTGCTGAAGAACGCCAACATCGCGGCGGCCGGCGTGCTGCCGATGTGTCAGGACACCGGCACCGCGATCGTCATGGGCAAGCGCGGCCAGCACGTGCTCACCCCGGGCGACGACGAGGAGTCGATCGCGCGCGGCGTGTACGACGCGTACACCCGGCTGAACCTGCGCTACTCGCAGAACGCCCCCATCACGATGTGGGACGAGAAGAACACGGGCAACAACCTGCCCGCGCAGATCGAGCTGTACGCGGACACCGCGAAGGGCCACGAGAACTCCTACAAGTTCCTCTTCATGGCCAAGGGCGGCGGATCGGCCAACAAGTCGTACCTGTACCAGGAGACCAAGGCCATCCTGAACCCGGACTCGATGATGCAGTTCCTCGAGGCCAAGATCCGTTCGCTCGGCACGGCGGCCTGCCCGCCGTACCACCTCGCGATCGTCGTCGGCGGCACGTCCGCCGAGTTCGCGCTCAAGACGGCCAAGTATGCGTCGGCGCACTACCTCGACGAGCTGCCGACCGAGGGCGCGATCACCGGCCGCGGCTTCCGTGACCACGAGCTCGAGAAGCAGGTCTTCGAGCTCACCCAGAAGATCGGCATCGGCGCGCAGTTCGGTGGCAAGTACTTCTGCCACGACGTCCGCGTCATCCGCCTGCCCCGCCACGGCGCCTCGCTGCCCGTCGCGATCGCCGTCTCGTGCTCGGCCGACCGCCAGGCCAAGGCGAAGATCACCCCCGAGGGCGTCTTCCTCGAGCAGCTCGAGTTCAACCCCGGCCAGTTCCTGCCCGAGGTCACCGACACCCAGCTCGACGCCGAGACCGACGGCATCTCGGGCACCGGCAAGGGCGCCGCGGTCAAGATCGACCTCACCCGCCCGATGCCGGAGATCCTGGCCGAGCTGTCCAAGCACCCGGTCAAGACCCGGCTGTCACTGACCGGCCCGCTGGTCGTCGCGCGCGACATCGCGCACGCGAAGATCAAGGAGCGCCTGGACGCCGGCGAGGAGATGCCGCAGTACCTCAAGGACCACCCGGTGTACTACGCCGGTCCGGCCAAGACCCCCGAGGGCATGGCATCGGGTTCCTTCGGCCCCACCACGGCCGGCCGCATGGACTCGTACGTCGAGCAGTTCCAGGCGGCGGGCGGATCGATGATCATGCTGGCCAAGGGAAATCGGTCCAAGCAGGTCACCGACGCGTGCAACACGCACGGCGGCTTCTACCTCGGCTCCATCGGCGGCCCGGCGGCGCGTCTGGCGCTGGACTGCATCAAGAACGTCGAGATCGTCGAGTACGAAGAGCTCGGCATGGAGGCGGTCTGGAAGATCGATGTCGAGGACTTCCCGGCGTTCATCGTCGTCGACGACAAGGGCAACGACTTCTTCGCCCACACCGGCGAGGTCACCCTCACGATCGGCAAGCGCCCCGGCATCTGA
- a CDS encoding CPBP family intramembrane glutamic endopeptidase, with protein sequence MTVETVGVGHSVNSGLGHTSGLHRIRAAHAWLDVAVVVAVLVSTNLIAHFTTPWASIATVPISAVILVALTRRRGLGWAELGLSPRHWRKGSLYALASVGLVLAVVGIGIALPLTRQFFMADRYATISGALIASMIVIPLQTVIPEELAFRGVLQGTLSRVSGARGVFAAGSLMFGLWHIASSLGLTTSNRGLTGILGGGFVGQVLGIAGAVAVTAAAGFVFTWLRRRSGSLLAPIALHWSLNGIGALAAALVWHASLG encoded by the coding sequence ATGACTGTCGAAACTGTGGGCGTGGGCCATTCCGTGAATTCCGGCCTCGGCCACACGTCGGGACTGCATCGGATCCGAGCAGCGCACGCCTGGCTCGACGTGGCCGTCGTCGTCGCGGTGCTCGTATCGACCAATCTCATCGCGCACTTCACCACGCCGTGGGCGAGTATCGCGACCGTGCCGATCTCCGCGGTGATCCTGGTTGCCCTCACTCGCCGCCGTGGCCTGGGCTGGGCCGAACTGGGGCTCTCGCCCCGGCACTGGCGCAAGGGTTCGCTGTACGCGCTCGCGTCCGTCGGGCTGGTGCTCGCGGTGGTCGGGATCGGGATCGCGCTGCCCCTCACCCGCCAGTTCTTCATGGCCGACCGCTACGCCACCATTTCCGGTGCCCTGATCGCGTCGATGATCGTGATCCCGCTGCAGACGGTCATCCCGGAGGAACTCGCGTTCCGCGGTGTGTTGCAGGGGACGCTGTCCCGGGTCTCCGGCGCCCGCGGCGTCTTCGCGGCCGGTTCGCTCATGTTCGGCCTGTGGCACATTGCGTCGTCGCTGGGGCTGACCACCAGCAATCGTGGTCTCACCGGGATCCTGGGTGGCGGGTTCGTCGGCCAGGTCCTCGGTATCGCGGGTGCGGTCGCCGTGACCGCCGCGGCCGGCTTCGTCTTCACGTGGTTGCGCCGCCGCAGCGGCAGCCTGCTGGCCCCGATCGCGCTGCACTGGTCGCTCAACGGCATCGGTGCCCTCGCCGCGGCCCTGGTCTGGCACGCCTCCCTGGGCTAG
- a CDS encoding winged helix DNA-binding domain-containing protein, which yields MTVEVTRAQVLSYRWHVQQLDRGSGIATGPTDCDILDLGIQNTGPDGAAWALFVRGTPQASPGDLALAWTLRGAPHSYRRADLPQVAVATAPLSDADAAKRIFDANRPLKAAGIGTLDALREVAGAMREIVDAPTVKGEMSAALTARMSEPYLRFCRPCNATHMYEMPFRLAALQAGLELRPNTSPPVLERIPGWGSKPYTRTGADADPRFDVIRGYLRFFGPADPKAVAAYIDAPVKDVKAHWPDDTVNVVVGGAPRSMLASDRDGLGAAPPDRSARLLGPFDPYLQLKDRELLVSDEARRKALWPTLGRPGAIAIGGEIVGLWRPRTSGKKLSIEVTPWEKLSKSDRRSLDEQAAALAEFRGVTLAGVTEKA from the coding sequence ATGACTGTCGAAGTCACACGCGCTCAGGTGCTCTCGTATCGCTGGCACGTCCAGCAACTCGATCGTGGCAGCGGGATCGCCACCGGACCCACCGACTGCGACATCCTCGATCTCGGGATCCAGAACACCGGACCCGACGGCGCCGCGTGGGCCCTGTTCGTGCGCGGCACACCGCAGGCCTCCCCCGGCGACCTGGCGCTCGCCTGGACGCTGCGCGGCGCCCCGCACAGCTACCGGCGGGCGGACCTGCCGCAGGTCGCCGTCGCCACCGCGCCCCTGTCGGACGCCGACGCCGCCAAACGCATCTTCGACGCCAACCGTCCGCTGAAGGCGGCCGGGATCGGGACGCTCGACGCGCTGCGGGAGGTCGCGGGTGCGATGCGGGAGATCGTCGACGCCCCCACCGTCAAGGGCGAGATGTCGGCGGCACTGACCGCCCGGATGAGCGAGCCGTACCTGCGGTTCTGCCGGCCGTGCAACGCCACCCACATGTACGAGATGCCGTTCCGGCTCGCGGCCCTGCAGGCCGGGCTCGAGTTACGCCCGAACACCTCGCCGCCGGTTCTCGAACGCATCCCCGGATGGGGATCGAAGCCGTACACCCGCACCGGTGCCGACGCGGATCCGCGGTTCGACGTGATCCGCGGCTACCTGCGTTTCTTCGGCCCCGCCGACCCGAAGGCCGTCGCCGCCTACATCGACGCCCCGGTCAAGGACGTCAAGGCGCACTGGCCCGACGACACGGTGAACGTGGTCGTCGGGGGCGCGCCGCGCTCGATGCTCGCCTCCGACCGCGACGGGCTGGGTGCCGCGCCACCGGATCGATCCGCGCGCCTGCTCGGCCCGTTCGACCCCTATCTGCAGCTGAAGGATCGCGAACTCCTCGTCTCCGACGAGGCGCGCCGCAAGGCGCTGTGGCCCACGCTCGGGCGTCCCGGCGCGATCGCGATCGGCGGCGAGATCGTCGGACTGTGGCGGCCGCGGACATCGGGCAAGAAGCTCTCGATCGAGGTGACGCCGTGGGAGAAGCTGTCGAAATCCGATCGCCGCTCGCTGGACGAGCAGGCGGCGGCGCTCGCGGAGTTCCGAGGCGTCACGCTCGCGGGCGTCACCGAGAAGGCCTAG
- a CDS encoding TetR/AcrR family transcriptional regulator translates to MGTEPAEQLSLRELQKRQSRAHLLEAAARLIGERGFRETTIDDIAKAAGASRATLYAYFPSKDAIVQAVVEEMWDRAESLYRDFGRLPDWSRATIRAWVQSVVDAWEVSRDKLRVQAAGLVRFDEFYLDYHRRFVDALTANAELWSRFDAADAERRALLLISGLELFLNTWLVRGWDADRDGAIDTVTDVWCAALTRT, encoded by the coding sequence ATGGGAACTGAACCCGCCGAGCAGTTGTCGTTGCGTGAACTGCAGAAGCGTCAGAGTCGAGCGCATCTGCTGGAAGCGGCGGCACGGCTGATCGGTGAGCGTGGGTTCCGGGAAACCACGATCGACGACATCGCCAAGGCCGCCGGGGCGAGTCGGGCCACCCTCTACGCCTACTTCCCGAGCAAGGACGCGATCGTCCAGGCCGTCGTGGAGGAGATGTGGGATCGGGCCGAATCGCTGTACCGGGACTTCGGACGGCTGCCGGATTGGTCGCGGGCCACGATCCGTGCCTGGGTGCAGAGCGTGGTCGACGCGTGGGAAGTGAGCCGCGACAAGCTGCGGGTGCAGGCCGCCGGACTGGTGCGGTTCGACGAGTTCTATCTGGACTACCACCGCCGGTTCGTCGACGCCCTCACCGCGAACGCCGAGCTGTGGAGTCGATTCGATGCCGCCGACGCGGAGCGCCGGGCGCTGCTGCTGATCAGCGGACTGGAGCTGTTCCTCAACACGTGGCTCGTCCGCGGCTGGGACGCCGACCGTGACGGTGCCATCGACACCGTCACGGACGTGTGGTGCGCCGCCCTCACCCGAACATGA
- a CDS encoding alpha/beta hydrolase, whose translation MLELDPDVASYLGTRQDNWVPMHEAGVEAARAALDALPRRPGPDMHSVEDRVLDGPHGPLPLRIYRPVDAPDLPAIVYFHGGGLVIGSVDTFDILARMLAQAAEAVVVSVDYRLAPEHRYPVATDEAYFSVQWLGANAADLGADPARIAVAGDSAGATLAAGAALQIREEGGVPLVFQLHIYAGIDRDDTRPSVLEFADGPIITAGDFAWTKNLYLGDDPGADHPYGVPSLAEDLSGLPAAIIVTASHDPSRDGAEEYGHRLRDAGVQTAVLRYPGVAHGFLMHADRHVRARLALAEIGGLMRAKFMFG comes from the coding sequence ATGCTCGAGCTCGATCCCGATGTGGCTTCCTATCTGGGCACCCGCCAGGACAACTGGGTACCCATGCACGAGGCCGGCGTCGAGGCCGCACGCGCGGCACTGGACGCCCTACCTCGACGCCCCGGACCCGACATGCACAGCGTCGAGGACCGCGTCCTCGACGGACCGCACGGGCCCCTGCCGCTCCGGATCTACCGTCCGGTGGACGCGCCGGATCTCCCGGCGATCGTGTACTTCCACGGCGGCGGACTGGTCATCGGGAGCGTCGACACGTTCGACATCCTCGCCCGGATGCTCGCGCAGGCCGCCGAGGCGGTCGTAGTCAGCGTGGACTACCGGCTCGCCCCCGAGCACCGGTATCCGGTCGCCACCGACGAGGCCTACTTCTCGGTGCAGTGGCTCGGCGCGAACGCCGCCGACCTCGGGGCCGATCCGGCGCGGATCGCCGTGGCCGGGGACAGCGCGGGCGCGACGCTCGCGGCCGGCGCCGCGCTGCAGATCCGCGAGGAGGGCGGGGTGCCACTGGTGTTCCAGCTGCACATCTACGCCGGCATCGACCGGGACGACACCCGGCCGTCGGTTCTGGAGTTCGCGGACGGCCCGATCATCACCGCGGGCGACTTCGCGTGGACCAAGAACCTGTATCTCGGCGACGATCCGGGCGCGGACCATCCGTACGGTGTGCCCAGTCTCGCCGAGGACCTGTCCGGATTGCCCGCGGCCATCATCGTCACCGCGTCGCACGACCCCAGCCGAGATGGCGCCGAGGAGTACGGACACCGGCTGCGCGACGCCGGTGTGCAGACTGCCGTTCTACGTTATCCCGGTGTCGCACACGGATTCCTGATGCACGCCGACCGTCACGTCCGTGCCCGTCTGGCGCTCGCCGAGATCGGCGGCCTGATGCGGGCCAAGTTCATGTTCGGGTGA
- a CDS encoding SDR family oxidoreductase yields the protein MDPLRFDGQVALITGVSTFGLGLAYARLLAARGCAVVVNDLGRDWSGSASTPGTEEAVRLITEDGGSAIGVTGDVVTEADAIVQAAVDAFGRLDIVINNAGAGGNFDTLIDVHLRGANRISESAWTHLSANGNGRILNISSSGSFGAPAMPGYAAAKGGILSLTRTQAILGTRDGVRSNAILPSAWTRSTAGIEQPGFGEFLQSHFPPEAVAAFATYLLHADTAITGEAFAVGGGLVARVVQAETAGALASDHSPESWPALIDQVMQPDDMIIPPSMWSHLDAFVGRMSPQARADWAAVKIAPDVTGKVQA from the coding sequence ATGGACCCTCTGCGATTCGACGGACAAGTCGCCCTCATCACCGGCGTGTCCACGTTCGGACTCGGGCTCGCATACGCCCGCCTCCTCGCCGCCCGGGGTTGTGCGGTGGTCGTCAACGACCTCGGCCGGGACTGGAGCGGGTCGGCCAGCACCCCCGGCACCGAGGAGGCCGTGCGGCTGATCACCGAGGACGGCGGTTCCGCGATCGGGGTCACCGGCGACGTCGTGACCGAGGCGGACGCGATCGTCCAGGCCGCCGTCGACGCGTTCGGGCGCCTGGACATCGTCATCAACAACGCGGGAGCCGGTGGCAACTTCGATACGTTGATCGACGTGCACCTCCGTGGCGCCAACCGGATCAGCGAGTCGGCCTGGACGCACCTGTCCGCCAACGGAAACGGACGCATCCTCAACATCTCGTCGAGCGGCAGCTTCGGCGCTCCGGCCATGCCGGGCTACGCCGCCGCGAAGGGCGGAATCCTCTCGCTCACCCGCACCCAGGCGATCCTCGGGACGCGGGACGGTGTCCGGTCCAACGCGATCCTCCCGTCGGCGTGGACGCGCTCCACCGCCGGGATCGAGCAGCCCGGATTCGGCGAGTTCCTGCAGTCGCACTTCCCGCCCGAAGCCGTTGCTGCATTCGCGACCTACCTGCTCCACGCCGACACGGCGATCACCGGCGAGGCGTTCGCCGTGGGCGGCGGTCTCGTCGCCCGCGTCGTTCAGGCCGAGACGGCCGGTGCACTGGCCTCCGACCACTCCCCCGAGAGCTGGCCCGCGCTGATCGATCAGGTGATGCAACCCGACGACATGATCATCCCGCCGTCCATGTGGTCGCACCTCGACGCGTTCGTCGGCCGCATGAGCCCCCAGGCGCGCGCGGACTGGGCCGCGGTGAAGATCGCGCCCGACGTCACCGGCAAGGTCCAGGCCTGA
- a CDS encoding flavin-containing monooxygenase, with protein sequence MTSSTTAPRFAADDSVDPGLLRAHLRLADPAVLLAVLAQLTGDHAVLDHHVDAISHISDPPEMAAVADSDTVAEIIERLVDVLGSEERPAPDLAPDDPAFFARLAPLALGVAMGEEFLPMLLEQGGFHSARPVLPRTTPLPADLDVAIIGGGLAGIAAAVAATKEGIAYRIYERNEDVGGTWLIQNYPGVGVDTPSSYYSLSTELNPDWTSYYPKGGEYQDYLRGVADRHGIRRHTRFGTEVESLVWDDASYRWNIHVRSADGTRSTEHAAAVITAAGYLNRPQFPPVEGRKTFAGISIHSGEWDPALDLTGKRVAVIGAGCTSAQIVDSIVDDVRHLTLFQRQPHWVAPRKRDSDDVPEHHRWLSRHVPYYANWLRLKAFWGSADSAYPVVIVDPEWAASHLSISRANDMLLQDCLAYIDRTFGAGSELATKVTPDFAPFGKRIIRDPGGYYPALTREHVEVVAAEPARVTPEGIVTPDGDLIELDAIVYATGFHLDFLSTMEIRGRDGKLLTEEWAGNDPRAYRGGTVPGFPNLFITSAPNANPSHGAGNNFGIEVAVHYIVECLHLLAERGARSLEPTCAAYDAYVEEIDRAMEKTVWTHTPGAHTYYRNDSGRVIVASPWRLVDVWQQHRTPIEEHFVIR encoded by the coding sequence ATGACATCAAGTACCACTGCACCACGGTTCGCGGCAGACGACTCGGTCGATCCCGGGCTGCTGCGGGCCCACCTTCGCCTCGCTGACCCGGCCGTCCTGTTGGCGGTGCTCGCGCAGCTCACGGGTGATCATGCGGTGCTCGATCACCACGTCGACGCCATCTCGCACATCTCGGACCCGCCCGAGATGGCGGCCGTGGCGGACAGCGACACGGTCGCCGAGATCATCGAACGTTTGGTGGACGTGCTCGGGTCGGAGGAGCGGCCCGCGCCGGACCTCGCGCCCGACGACCCGGCCTTCTTCGCCCGGCTCGCCCCGCTCGCACTTGGGGTGGCGATGGGCGAGGAGTTCTTGCCGATGCTGCTCGAGCAGGGCGGATTCCACTCCGCCCGACCTGTGCTCCCGCGCACGACGCCGCTGCCCGCCGACCTGGACGTGGCGATCATCGGTGGCGGCCTGGCGGGGATCGCGGCGGCCGTCGCCGCGACAAAGGAGGGCATCGCGTACCGGATCTACGAGCGCAACGAGGACGTCGGCGGAACCTGGCTGATCCAGAACTATCCCGGCGTCGGGGTCGACACGCCGTCGTCGTACTACTCGCTGTCGACCGAGCTGAACCCCGACTGGACCAGCTACTACCCGAAGGGCGGCGAGTACCAGGACTACCTGCGCGGCGTCGCGGACCGGCACGGGATCCGCCGCCACACCCGCTTCGGCACCGAGGTGGAATCGCTGGTCTGGGACGACGCGTCCTACCGGTGGAACATCCACGTGCGCAGCGCGGACGGCACTCGATCGACCGAGCACGCCGCGGCGGTGATCACCGCCGCGGGCTACCTCAACCGCCCGCAGTTCCCTCCGGTGGAGGGTCGGAAGACGTTCGCGGGCATCAGCATCCACTCGGGGGAGTGGGATCCGGCCCTGGACCTGACCGGCAAGAGGGTCGCGGTGATCGGAGCCGGCTGCACGTCGGCCCAGATCGTCGATTCGATCGTCGACGACGTGCGACACCTGACGCTCTTCCAGCGGCAGCCGCACTGGGTCGCGCCCCGCAAGCGGGACAGCGACGACGTACCCGAGCATCATCGATGGCTCTCTCGGCACGTGCCGTACTACGCGAACTGGCTGCGACTCAAGGCGTTCTGGGGATCGGCGGACAGCGCCTACCCGGTGGTGATCGTCGACCCCGAATGGGCCGCGTCGCACCTGTCGATCTCCCGCGCCAACGACATGCTGCTGCAGGACTGCCTCGCTTACATCGACCGGACCTTCGGGGCCGGGTCGGAGCTGGCGACCAAGGTGACGCCCGACTTCGCGCCGTTCGGCAAGCGCATCATCCGGGATCCGGGCGGCTACTACCCGGCGCTCACCCGCGAGCACGTCGAGGTGGTCGCGGCCGAGCCGGCCCGCGTCACACCGGAGGGGATCGTGACCCCCGACGGGGATCTGATCGAACTCGACGCCATCGTCTATGCCACCGGCTTCCACCTGGACTTCCTGTCCACCATGGAGATCCGGGGACGGGACGGCAAGTTGCTCACCGAGGAATGGGCCGGTAACGATCCGCGCGCCTACCGCGGTGGGACCGTGCCCGGGTTCCCGAATCTGTTCATCACCTCGGCGCCCAATGCCAACCCGAGCCATGGCGCCGGCAACAACTTCGGTATCGAGGTGGCGGTCCACTACATCGTCGAGTGCCTGCACCTGCTGGCCGAGCGCGGGGCACGATCCCTCGAGCCGACCTGCGCGGCGTACGACGCGTACGTCGAGGAGATCGATCGCGCCATGGAGAAGACGGTCTGGACGCACACCCCCGGCGCCCACACCTACTACCGCAACGACAGCGGCCGCGTGATCGTGGCCAGCCCGTGGCGCCTGGTCGACGTCTGGCAGCAGCACCGGACTCCGATCGAGGAGCACTTCGTCATTCGCTAG
- a CDS encoding MFS transporter, with protein sequence MSVSTSAGGSDEPQVSTRTAATERPTRYWVRTLLILLLLTEQSALGFSLFAPTLPKVAAEFQTTQVVWVMTAFTLSGAVASPIIGKLADLYGKKRMLVVTAAIGALGALISAIAPTFPILVAGRFLSGAGFACLALGYTLIRDTFPTRLQPISISIANTGVGAVGVGALLLSGVLIDHLGMRSVFWFAFGFCAVGALLTFFFVPETPIRAHARIDWFGAVLLAASMFVVLVGLSRGKEWGLTDGRTLTCVGIALVGFAVWVWWERRTEEPLIRLDLITKPALRYTLIGGGIAYGATTLLASLTPMLLQAPESTPYGFGLSATEMAGWLLPGQLMIVASGFIVGATARSIGFRNHLIFGAVFIAIAAAVLSAVPTVPAVIVVAWMLFGLGCMIYAAVPNLALLALPETERAVGSNFVGVAQTLAGTLISTIGFTVLAHYVLATDGQGVAYESAGFRGAFLVAAGAAALGALVSIAVPKIKQSVSSLN encoded by the coding sequence ATGTCTGTTTCGACCTCTGCCGGCGGATCCGACGAACCGCAGGTGTCCACGCGCACTGCCGCGACCGAACGGCCGACCCGATACTGGGTTCGCACGCTTCTGATCCTGCTCCTGCTCACGGAGCAGTCGGCGCTGGGCTTCTCGCTCTTCGCGCCGACCCTGCCGAAGGTTGCCGCCGAGTTCCAGACCACCCAGGTGGTGTGGGTGATGACGGCCTTCACGCTCTCGGGCGCGGTGGCCTCACCCATCATCGGCAAACTCGCCGACCTGTACGGCAAGAAGAGGATGCTCGTCGTCACCGCCGCGATCGGTGCGCTGGGCGCGTTGATCTCGGCGATCGCGCCGACATTCCCGATCCTGGTTGCCGGACGCTTCCTCTCCGGTGCCGGCTTTGCTTGTCTCGCGCTGGGGTACACCCTCATTCGGGACACGTTCCCGACCCGGTTGCAGCCCATCTCGATCAGTATCGCCAATACGGGTGTCGGTGCCGTCGGTGTCGGTGCGCTGCTGCTCAGCGGTGTGCTCATCGACCACCTGGGTATGCGGTCTGTGTTCTGGTTCGCGTTCGGATTCTGCGCGGTCGGCGCCCTGCTGACGTTCTTCTTCGTGCCCGAGACCCCGATTCGTGCACACGCACGCATCGACTGGTTCGGCGCGGTTCTGCTCGCGGCGAGCATGTTCGTCGTCCTGGTCGGACTGTCCCGCGGCAAGGAGTGGGGCCTCACCGACGGTCGCACACTCACGTGCGTCGGTATCGCCCTCGTCGGATTCGCGGTGTGGGTGTGGTGGGAGCGACGCACCGAGGAACCACTGATCCGTCTCGACCTGATCACGAAGCCCGCCCTGCGGTACACCCTCATCGGCGGTGGCATCGCGTACGGTGCCACGACCCTGCTGGCCAGCCTCACCCCGATGCTGCTGCAGGCCCCGGAGAGCACCCCGTACGGCTTCGGGCTGTCCGCCACCGAGATGGCGGGGTGGTTGCTGCCCGGCCAATTGATGATCGTGGCAAGTGGATTCATCGTCGGGGCCACCGCGCGCTCGATCGGCTTCCGCAACCACCTCATCTTCGGCGCGGTGTTCATCGCGATCGCGGCCGCCGTCCTGTCCGCCGTTCCGACGGTTCCTGCGGTCATCGTCGTCGCGTGGATGCTGTTCGGCCTCGGCTGCATGATCTACGCCGCCGTCCCCAATCTCGCTCTGCTGGCGCTCCCGGAGACCGAGCGCGCCGTCGGATCGAACTTCGTCGGTGTCGCGCAGACCCTGGCCGGCACGCTGATCTCCACGATCGGCTTCACCGTCCTCGCCCACTACGTGCTCGCGACCGACGGACAGGGTGTTGCCTACGAATCCGCCGGATTCCGAGGTGCGTTCCTCGTCGCGGCGGGCGCTGCGGCACTCGGCGCGCTGGTGTCCATCGCCGTGCCGAAGATCAAGCAGTCCGTCTCGTCCCTCAATTAG
- a CDS encoding SDR family NAD(P)-dependent oxidoreductase, whose amino-acid sequence MSATAKSPQRALITGAASGIGYAIAEQLIASGASVLAFDLDKDGLAAAAEKLGSSYTTFSGSVAEPDDVKAAVEKAELSLGGIDSLFNVAGGLRPAPITDLAEADWHFTMDVVLTGVYLCTKYVAQSMIRTGVGGAIVNISSVNAHLPLYGGSAYAAGKAGAEMFGKNAALELARHGIRVNTVLPGLVETPMAGFILENEGIMDEFYANAVLKRPAQPAELAAPAIFLAGAGASYITGTSLVVDGGYEVGSYPDLSKYL is encoded by the coding sequence ATGTCAGCAACTGCGAAGTCTCCTCAACGAGCACTCATCACCGGCGCCGCATCCGGAATCGGCTATGCGATTGCCGAGCAACTCATCGCCTCCGGAGCCTCCGTCCTTGCCTTCGATCTGGACAAGGACGGTCTGGCCGCGGCGGCCGAGAAGCTCGGAAGTTCCTACACAACGTTTTCCGGCAGCGTCGCTGAACCAGACGACGTCAAAGCCGCGGTGGAGAAGGCCGAACTTTCCCTCGGGGGAATCGACAGCCTGTTCAACGTCGCGGGCGGACTGCGCCCCGCCCCCATCACTGATCTCGCCGAAGCCGACTGGCACTTCACCATGGACGTGGTGCTCACTGGCGTCTACCTCTGTACCAAATACGTCGCGCAGTCCATGATCCGGACGGGAGTCGGTGGCGCGATCGTCAACATCTCCTCGGTCAACGCACACCTACCCCTGTACGGCGGAAGCGCTTACGCCGCGGGCAAAGCCGGCGCGGAGATGTTCGGCAAGAACGCCGCACTGGAGCTGGCCCGGCACGGAATCCGCGTCAACACTGTGCTTCCCGGACTCGTCGAGACTCCGATGGCGGGTTTCATCCTCGAGAACGAAGGCATCATGGACGAGTTCTATGCGAATGCCGTTCTCAAGCGTCCTGCACAGCCCGCAGAGCTCGCCGCTCCCGCAATCTTCCTGGCGGGAGCGGGCGCCAGTTACATCACCGGCACCAGCCTTGTTGTCGACGGCGGCTACGAAGTCGGCAGCTACCCCGACCTCAGCAAGTACCTTTAG